One window of Channa argus isolate prfri chromosome 4, Channa argus male v1.0, whole genome shotgun sequence genomic DNA carries:
- the pnpla2 gene encoding patatin-like phospholipase domain-containing protein 2, with the protein MFPLDSPWNISFAGCGFLGIYHIGVASCLLEQAPFLVHNARHIYGASAGALTATAVVSGVCLGETGANIINVAKEARKRFLGPMHPSFNLVKIVRHALQRTLPADCYKRATGRLGISLTRVTDGANVLVSHFNNKEELVQACVCSAYIPVYCGLIPPTLQGVRYVDGGISDNLPQYELKNTITVSPFSGESDICPRDTSTNIHELRFTNTSIQFTLTNLYRVSRALFPPDPMIMKTMCKQGYNDALHFLKRNGLLNFNGPLRDRPLLANGEDNEQYNNNEEEENSKGGEREEPPHVEEAVVVHSNFSEEEHIVVHLPPTLHKALIEACMERRSLVQSLGNLLPVRMASAMMVPYTLPLESAISLTLRLLEWLPDVQEDVGWMREQTMKILQHVFRQTSKSISQHMSARFSCQLELHHYQSLPSHLGSTKLFPNWMMRSSSSFQDVFNRLDHYKRQLLSGVLCINMDLQSSFDTGPMSPDKRSSSFTSTDGLIMRDCFEIAPAADSGDIINSSS; encoded by the exons ATGTTCCCGTTAGACTCGCCATGGAACATCTCGTTTGCAGGTTGTGGCTTCCTGGGTATCTACCACATCGGCGTCGCCAGCTGTTTGCTGGAGCAGGCGCCGTTTCTGGTGCACAACGCCAGGCACATCTACGGGGCATCAGCTGGAGCTCTCACTGCCACCGCTGTGGTCAGTGGAGTGTGTCTCG GAGAGACCGGTGCAAATATTATTAATGTTGCCAAAGAGGCAAGAAAACGATTCCTGGGACCCATGCATCCTTCCTTCAACCTGGTGAAAATTGTGCGCCACGCGCTGCAACGCACTCTGCCAGCTGATTGTTACAAACGGGCCACCGGGAGGTTAGGAATCTCCCTCACCAGAGTGACAGATGGAGCAAATGTTCTGGTGTCTCACTTCAACAACAAGGAGGAGCTGGTGCAG GCCTGTGTCTGTAGTGCCTACATCCCAGTGTACTGCGGTCTTATTCCTCCTACACTGCAAGGAGTG CGATATGTTGATGGAGGAATCTCAGACAACTTGCCTCAGTATGagctgaaaaacacaatcaCTGTGTCCCCCTTCTCTGGAGAGAGCGACATCtgtcccagagacacttcgaccaACATACACGAGCTGCGattcacaaacacaagcatCCAGTTCACTCTCACCAACCTCTACAGAGTCTCCAGAGCACTTTTCCCTCCAGATCCAATG ATTATGAAGACAATGTGTAAACAAGGATATAACGATGCGCTGCACTTTTTGAAGAGAAATG GATTGCTTAATTTCAACGGACCTCTCAGGGACAGGCCTCTGTTAGCTAATGGAGAAGACAATGagcaatataataataatgaagaggaggagaacagCAAAGGGGGTGAAAGAGAAGAGCCACCACATGTAGAAGAAGCTGTAGTCGTTCATTCCAATTTCTCTGAAGAGGAGCATATTGTTGTACACCTCCCACCCACCCTACACAAAG CTCTCATTGAGGCCTGCATGGAGAGGAGAAGCCTTGTGCAGTCACTCGGAAATCTGCTTCCTGTCAGAATGGCCTCAGCTATGATGGTCCCCTACACTCTTCCACTGGAGTCAGCCATATCCTTGACTCTCAG ACTCCTAGAATGGCTGCCAGATGTGCAGGAAGATGTAGGGTGGATGCGAGAGCAGACAATGAAAATCCTGCAACATGTCTTTCGCCAGACCTCTAAAAGCATTTCCCAGCATATGTCTGCCAG GTTTAGCTGTCAACTTGAGTTACACCACTACCAGTCCCTCCCTTCCCACCTCGGCTCCACCAAACTTTTTCCCAACTGGATGATGAGGAGCAGTTCTTCATTCCAGGATGTCTTTAATCGCCTCGACCATTACAAGAGGCAGCTGTTGTCTGGTGTGCTGTGTATCAACATGGACTTGCAAAGCTCCTTCGATACCGGACCCATGTCACCAGATAAGCGCTCTTCATCTTTCACATCCACAGACGGCCTCATAATGCGCgattgttttgaaattgctCCAGCTGCCGACTCTGGAGACATCATCAACAGTAGCTCTTAA